The Cryptomeria japonica chromosome 2, Sugi_1.0, whole genome shotgun sequence region TATTTTCGAGTTATTATACAAATCTATTTACATGGTAATGATGTCTGGGAAATCTGTTTCACAAATAAAAAGGTGAAATAGATATTCAATCTCTACAATTCTTTAAAAACTGAATAACCATTCCCCACTCTTACTAATACATTAGCATTACAAGCTACTGTTCATTCTCTCACACACATGTTTCACAAATAGAAAGCCATCTCTCTTGCAGACCAAAACCTTACTCTTGCCAGTGGATCAACTGACTGTCTAAATTACATGCTACTTTACACACACATAACAGACTAGAGAGTAGAGCCTCACTCTTATCAGTAACTTGGCCAACTGTCTAAATTACTTGCTACTCTACACACAGGACAGACTAGAACCCCACTCATACCAGTGGAATGGCTCACTGTCTAAATTACTTGCTACTCTACACACAAACAACAGTCTAAAACCTCACTCTTACCAGTTACCAGTAGATTGGCTGGCTGTTTACACTACACACAGGTAGGCTAGAGCTAGATATAGAACAGCATTAGGCTACATTTTGTAAAGCTTATGTTGTATATGTTAAGTGATTATATGCAGATTAGAAGGAAAGGTTGCAGTAATCACAGGCGCGGCATCAGGAATCGGAGAAGCCACAGTTGGGCTCTTTCAAAAGCATGGAGCCAAAGTAATCATTGCTGACATTGCAGACCAACTCGGTAAAAACCTTGTTCAGTCCCTTTCAGTTTCTCCAGAGGTCACATACATCCATTGTGATGTGAGAAGAGAAGAAGATGTAAGTGCAGCGGTGGATTTGGCCATGGAGAAACATGGTAAACTGGACATTATGTTTAATAATGCAGGAGTCATTGACAATAAAACTAATAAGGCCGTAGAGTGTGACATGGAAGAGTTTCAGCGTGCGATGAATGTAAATCTAAGAGGAGTAATGCTCGGAATTAAGCATGCAGGCCGCGTTATGATCCCAAACAAAAAGGGCTGCATAATTTCTACATCGAGCATTGCAGGGATATTTGGTGGAACGGCTTCATATTCATACACAGCTTCTAAGCATGCAGTCATAGGCCTTACCAAACAAGGTGCGGCCGAGATGGGAAAGTATGGTATCAGAGTGAATTGTGTTTCTCCATCTGGTTTAGCCACTGTTCTTGCATTCCAATACTTTGGAATGAATACCACCaatgtagaagagaagaaggtcGAGTGTGAGGCATTTTGTAACAAGATATCCAAATTGAAGAATCATACTCTCAAAGCACATGATATTGCAGAGGCTGCTTTGTATTTGGCCAGCGAGGAAGCTAAGTTTGTAAGTGGCCATAATCTTATGGTAGATGGAGGGTTCACAGTTGTAAACCATGACTGGGGTCTCTACTAATACAGATATATAAAACTCCAATAAAAGTAAATTTAGTTTTGGTTATGGTCATTTAGGAAAATAAAAATTGTGGCATTTTGTTAAAATACGAATATATATCTTTCTAAGGGATTTCAGAGGTTGGTTATATCGCATGTTTGTGATGATAAAGATAAGGAGGAAGGATTTTGTGTGATGTCATTTCAGACCTCACTGATGTAAGGGGCAAATTAGATGACCAAGATCTCCCTTCACGGTCTGGAATTGTTCTTATTGTTTAAGCGACCTGTTTTTTCTGGTTATCTGCTATCAGTCTCCACCCATATGTCTATGATTTTGTTTATTTGATATTCTGCTTTCCCAACTCAGCATGACTTTATGGATACtgtatattattttaaattaatagaaACTAATGTACATATCCATTAAAAAACATTATATCTAATAAATATTAAGAAGCACTGAATTTTATTATgagaatataaaatattattttaatttttaaagtttcACATCATATTGTGTATGATAGATATATTTATGCATTAAGCATTAAAACAGTGTACAATtattataatttatgacactatttCATATGAATATTTAATTCACTTGAAAATATACATTGATTACTAATATTCAATAGTGCTAATGATCGTCCATCCATCACACCACCAAAATCAACAAGAAGTTTTATTACTCCATAAAAGAAATAGTAGAAATTAATATACATATCCATAAAAAATATTATAGTTAATAAATATTAAGAAGCATTGAATTTGATTATgagaatataaaatattattttgatttttaaagtTCCATTACATTATATTGTGTATGATAGATATATTTATAATGCATTTAAGCATTAAAAAAGTGTTAATTATTTGAATATAAATTaagaataatataaatattttaaagtgTTTTAAATCTCTTAATTCAATTTTgaatataaattattaatattgACTAAAGGAGCTTCATAATTAATCATAATTATTAATAGTAGTAATGAGTTTTTAAAGAATCTAGTAAGTCTTTGGTGATGTGTAAAGGCCAAGTGAAAAATAGTAAGGGTTGATTAAAAGTTTGGTCATAGctataaaatattttttgttgttcttttaatAGATTTAGATTTGACAACATTAAAGTTAACAATTAGCAAATGTGAACACAAATTTTTTTATGTCTTTCAATTATTGTATTTAGAAAAGATTGAGAATAATAAGATAATGTCGAATCTTGATTTAGAATAAAGGTAATCAACTTTATTATTGCAAAGAAATAATTAAGACTAAAGTTATAGAAAATTATTTCGCTTGAGCATGACTCTAGAATATTCTTGAATTGTTAAAGTTATTGAAGTGCATAAAGCTCATTTATTTTTGAAATCTATGTTCATTTCATGAACTCAAATTTCTAGCTTAAGTATATTAAATTTACTATCTAGAGGCATTATTTTTAAGTTTGTATAAACTACTAAGAGTTCTATATTTCATGTAAAATTCTATTCAATATATTttagaataaaattcaaatttcttttgaAAATGAACATTTTCTACATTTGTACAATtattataatttatgacactatttCATATGAATATTTAATTCACTTGAAAATATACATTGATTACTAATATTCAATAGTGCTAATGATCATCCATCCATCATACCACCAAAATCAACAAGAAGTTTTATTACTCcataaaaaaaataatagaaacTAATGTAAAtatccataaaaaaatattatatttaataaatattaagaaGCATTGAATTTTATTATgagaatataaaatattattttgatttttaaggTTCCATTACATGATATTGTGTATGATGGATATATTTATAAAGCATTTAAGCATTAAAACAatgttaattattatttttatattataaatcgagAGACCAAAAAAAGATGTTTATACAGATGAGTTCAGGGGAGGGAGGGCCTCAACAGTGAAACCAAAAAGAACTAGACGAGTGTCATATACAATGCACTAAAAGAAATCTCCAAAATAAAGTTGTGCTTGCTGCCATAAGGAACTAGAGGAGGATTTCATCCTGGTCTTCTAGCCATGTGGTCCACCCCTATGGTCGTTCCATCCAAaccaccttcttcctttccatgatttgtatgcacatgtcaACCCTGTTGAAGGGGGGAGCTCTGGTATCTTGGAGTTCTTTAATCAGTTTCTTAACTGCACTCTCGAAGGCAGTTTGATTTTCTGTGATCCTTTCCCATTCATAACCTTCTTGCATCTCGTATATAAATATGGTGGCTCGACCTTTTTTGAGGAACTGTAAGAGTTTGTTTCGTTCAACATTCATCAAGAAGCAAACCTAtacaacaattttataatgtgttagtttttttaaaaaaaccagtaagttccctagcattaccttggaacttctcctc contains the following coding sequences:
- the LOC131061688 gene encoding short-chain dehydrogenase reductase 2a, coding for MAAVAANLSRRLEGKVAVITGAASGIGEATVGLFQKHGAKVIIADIADQLGKNLVQSLSVSPEVTYIHCDVRREEDVSAAVDLAMEKHGKLDIMFNNAGVIDNKTNKAVECDMEEFQRAMNVNLRGVMLGIKHAGRVMIPNKKGCIISTSSIAGIFGGTASYSYTASKHAVIGLTKQGAAEMGKYGIRVNCVSPSGLATVLAFQYFGMNTTNVEEKKVECEAFCNKISKLKNHTLKAHDIAEAALYLASEEAKFVSGHNLMVDGGFTVVNHDWGLY